The Oncorhynchus tshawytscha isolate Ot180627B linkage group LG05, Otsh_v2.0, whole genome shotgun sequence genome includes a window with the following:
- the LOC112250130 gene encoding nucleolar protein dao-5 isoform X19 → MTEGVEARSSTTTMVIESKNGEAGQPLVRVSKRTVTDDLYTTFSSPMAWILVLALVITWSCVAIIMFDLMDYKGITGVPPPPAVRKAIKEAGRSRGSIQHISSDPMKVVNEAVEESTGWGNLLLTFASNLVAPEEEEEIEGELHPVKKKVKPPPKDIGWYVEEDHHAESEKGGTEGTMAMLSRFIAAFLPSRKQVAGMFAEEKEPVAKVEDEEEDEDEDEEDEVEVEDYDEDEDEEEEENEDEVEGGEDEDEEEADDEDEEEDEEEDKEAAAEVEIDEDEDDDDDEEYEAPILIDVDDTETEASAGDDDREEDDTTAEAETEAITDEDVSDTAVASSDDDHNEEDETNDASAEVTEDAPASTANDNDDDDYGKEEEIDVTEDVVYDIQDDDIDIVAEQVDAVASSADDDDEDEDDEEDDSIDDDKTDDDAKPIDLEDDDDDDDDIKVNLADSEGIDISDTLAEDTTDDSTDSLEDTDDDDDDDIVNEDSGAIVDSVDKTLEDSGETVCDVADISGDTAYDDDEGKDAAEVIGKDDDITPEAFDSSAPEEDDLSKDEEEDDDDSIDDLLLTVTPPVEETITPLSEEAKETEVEEKTEEIQEIIPPEAPEEEEEETEEPSAEPELTIEEALEEEVVGEETAEPESKEEVESITDTKEEEEEVAPEHELGEVVVAALPEAEEEDEVAPEPKEEVEPAVKEVKVQQAATPAHQVVCPCMHSSKPKEPESEPAEEKAKHVKRKVAKQEAPKKEPAVRTKRERDMCKPVENTKRREVARQLELEEAIRKRELRLKKEEKEKSTKKDSQHVDAGVPAPAPVPTCQPTPVYWPSSPPGWYLHHIFTDNPFPPTTMTASPLHIPTAHPTQSFYQAPPAYQVYQAPPAQPAALVQPAEPAPAPATQPAEPAPAPATQPAEPAPAPATQPAEPAPAPAEPATQPTEPAPAPGLAPTTQPASWTQEPQAPKEKQKAGTIKKVPKEKTKAAAPKKEPEPPKEKVKKQDAVVSKEKVKPAVVKKEAVVSKEKTKPTTMKKEPELPKEKVKKQDAVVSKEKVKPAVVKKEAVVSKEKTKPTTVKKEVVVSKDKAKTTAAKKEPVEKGKITPTKKEPAISKEKDKTSTTKTTTSTSKNEAVVSKEKTKPITMKKEVVVSKDKAKTTATKKEPVEKDKITPTKKEPAIFKEKVKTSTTKTTTSASKKVVSEPETLKEKATPRVPTMRKGNHTNVVVPMVKAMARVVAIRPIPTTKVTEEKLSKEPETEKTKAAEKKEVVVSKDKAKTTAAKKGPVEKDQITPTKKEPSIFKEKPKTITTKTTTSTSRKEAVVSKENTKPATMKKEVVVSKDKGKTTTAKKEPVGKGKITPTKKEPAISKEKVKTNSTKTTTSASKKVVSEPEPLKEKATPRVPTMRKGNHTNVVVPMVKAMARVVAMRPIPTTKVTEEKLSKEPETAKEKPKAAEKKEDKVKDVKTSDAKAKTTLSVKTAQPTQPHKAEKTEKKAVKEAKEKEVKPPGIAKESQTDDNAMDKKKPGQKVLQCVLMVGKNAHYPLRPSTPGMTPVSMSPAMRSMMLQQAQQQKARAAGQ, encoded by the exons GTGAGCTACATCCGGTGAAGAAAAAAG TAAAACCGCCCCCAAAAGATATAGGATGGTACGTTGAAGAGGATCATCATGCTGAAAGTGAGAAGGGGGGAACAGAAGGCACCATGGCCATGCTTTCCAGGTTTATAG CTGCATTCCTACCATCCAGAAAACAAG TTGCAGGGATGTTTGCAGAGGAAAAAGAACCAGTTGCTAAAGTAGAGGacgaagaagaagatgaagacgaggatgaggaggatgaggtagAAGTGGAAGAttatgatgaggatgaggatgaagaagaagaggagaatgaGGATGAGGTTGAAGGGGGAGAagatgaggatgaagaagaagctgatgatgaggatgaggaagaagatgaagaagaggacaagGAAGCAGCAGCAGAGGTTGAGatagatgaggatgaggatgatgatgatgatgaagagtatGAGGCTCCCATTCTGATTGATGTTgatgacacagagacagaagcTTCTGCTGGAGatgatgacagagaggaggatgacacCACAGCTGAAGCTGAAACTGAAGCAATTACAGATGAGGATGTCAGTGATACTGCTGTTGCTTCCAGTGATGATGACCATAATGAAGAGGATGAAACCAATGATGCCAGTGCTGAAGTCACAGAGGATGCTCCTGCTTCTACTGCAAATGACaacgatgatgatgattatgGTAAAGAGGAGGAAATTGATGTCACAGAAGATGTTGTTTATGACATCCAGGACGATGACATTGACATTGTTGCAGAACAAGTAGATGCTGTTGCCTCTtctgcagatgatgatgatgaggatgaagatGATGAGGAAGATGATAGCATAGATGATGACAAAACAGATGATGATGCTAAACCCATTGATCTAGAAGATgacgatgatgacgatgatgatatcAAGGTCAATCTTGCTGATAGTGAGGGTATTGATATCTCAGACACATTAGCTGAGGATACAACTGATGACTCTACAGATAGTTTAGAGGACACTGATGATGACGACGACGACGACATTGTCAATGAGGACAGTGGTGCCATCGTTGATTCAGTTGACAAAACACTGGAGGATTCAGGTGAGACTGTTTGTGATGTCGCAGACATTTCTGGTGACACAgcatatgatgatgatgaggggAAGGATGCAGCTGAAGTGATCGGCAAAGATGATGACATCACACCAGAAGCCTTTGATAGTTCTGCTCCTGAGGAAGATGATCTATCCAAGGATGAagaagaggatgatgatgatagcATTGATGACCTTCTTTTGACAG TAACGCCACCTGTTGAAGAAACAATAACCCCACTTTCTGAAGAGGCTAAAGAGACTGAAGtagaggaaaagacagaagaGATCCAAG AGATCATCCCTCCAGAAGCaccagaagaggaggaggaggagactgagGAACCATCTGCTGAACCAGAGCTGACAATAGAGGAAGCTTTGGAAGAAGAGGTAGTGGGGGAAGAGACAGCAGAGCCCGAATCCAAGGAGGAGGTAGAATCCATCACTGATaccaaggaagaggaggaggaggtagcaCCAGAGCATGAACTTGGGGAGGTGGTGGTAGCAGCATTGCCTGAAGccgaggaggaagatgaggtagCCCCTGAGCCCAAGGAGGAGGTAGAACCTGCAGTCAAAG AGGTAAAGGTCCAGCAAGCTGCTACTCCTGCACATCAAG TAGTGTGCCCTTGTATGCATTCATCAAAACCAAAAGAACCTGAAAGTGAGCCAGCGGAGGAAAAAG CTAAACATGTGAAGAGGAAAGTAGCCAAGCAAG AGGCCCCTAAAAAAGAACCAGCGGTGAGAACTAAGAGAG AACGAGACATGTGCAAACCAGTTGAGAACACAAAAAGGAGAG AGGTTGCAAGGCAATTGGAGTTGGAAGAGGCGATCAGAAAGAGAG AACTCAGACTTAaaaaggaagagaaggagaagtcCACAAAGAAAG ATTCTCAACATGTAGATGCGGGGGTACCTGCACCTGCACCAG TTCCCACCTGTCAACCCACACCAGTCTACTGGCCATCATCACCTCCTGGCTGGTATC TGCATCACATATTCACAGACAATCCATTCCCACCTACAACTATGACAG CATCTCCACTGCATATTCCAACAGCTCATCCAACTCAGTCATTTTATCAAGCTCCTCCAGCGTATCAAGTTTATCAAGCTCCTCCAGCTCAACCAGCAGCTCTAGTTCAACCAGCAGAACCAGCACCTGCACCAGCTACTCAACCAGCTGAACCAGCACCTGCACCAGCTACTCAACCAGCTGAACCAGCACCTGCACCAGCTACTCAACCAGCTGAACCAGCACCTGCACCAGCTGAACCAGCAACTCAACCAACTGAACCAGCACCAGCACCTGGACTTGCACCGAcaactcaaccagcttcatggactCAAG AACCACAGGCTCCCAAAGAAAAGCAGAAGGCTGGCACCATAAAGAAGG TTCCAAAGGAAAAGACCAAGGCAGCTGCCCCAAAGAAGG AGCCAGAGCCCCCTAAAGAAAAAGTTAAGAAGCAAG ACGCTGTGGTGTCCAAAGAGAAGGTCAAACCAGCTGTTGTAAAGAAAG AAGCTGTTGTCTCCAAAGAAAAGACAAAACCTACCACAATGAAGAAAG AGCCAGAGCTCCCTAAAGAAAAAGTTAAGAAGCAAG ACGCTGTGGTGTCCAAAGAGAAGGTCAAACCAGCTGTTGTAAAGAAAG AAGCTGTTGTCTCCAAAGAAAAGACAAAACCTACCACAGTGAAGAAAG AGGTTGTTGTTTCCAAAGATAAAGCTAAAACAACAGCTGCCAAGAAAG AGCCTGTGGAAAAGGGCAAAATAACTCCTACAAAGAAAG AGCCTGCAATCTCCAAAGAAAAAGACAAGACAAGCACTACCAAGACAACCACAAGCACTTCCAAGAATG AAGCTGTTGTCTCCAAAGAAAAGACAAAACCTATCACAATGAAGAAAG AGGTTGTTGTTTCCAAAGATAAAGCTAAAACAACAGCTACCAAGAAAG AGCCTGTGGAAAAGGACAAAATAACTCCTACGAAGAAAG AGCCTGCAATCTTCAAAGAAAAAGTCAAGACAAGCACTACCAAGACAACCACAAGCGCTTCCAAGAAAG TTGTTTCAGAACCCGAGACCCTAAAAGAGAAAGCCACTCCGAGAGTCCCCACTATGAGGAAAGGGAACCACACTAATGTAGTGGTGCCAATGGTAAAAGCCATGGCTAGAGTTGTCGCTATAAGACCCATCCCTACAACAAAAG TGACAGAGGAGAAGCTATCCAAAGAACCTGAGACAG AGAAAACAAAAGCGGCAGAGAAAAAAG AGGTTGTTGTTTCCAAAGATAAAGCTAAAACAACAGCTGCCAAGAAAG GGCCTGTGGAAAAGGACCAAATAACTCCTACGAAGAAAG AGCCTTCAATCTTCAAAGAAAAACCCAAGACAATCACTACCAAGACAACCACAAGCACTTCCAGAAAAG AAGCTGTTGTCTCCAAAGAAAATACAAAACCTGCCACAATGAAGAAAG AGGTTGTTGTTTCCAAAGATAAAGGTAAAACAACAACTGCTAAGAAAG AGCCTGTGGGAAAGGGCAAAATAACTCCTACGAAGAAAG AGCCTGCAATCTCCAAAGAAAAAGTGAAGACAAACTCTACCAAGACAACCACAAGCGCTTCCAAGAAAG TTGTTTCAGAACCCGAGCCCCTAAAGGAGAAAGCCACTCCGAGAGTCCCCACTATGAGGAAAGGGAACCACACTAATGTAGTGGTGCCAATGGTAAAAGCCATGGCTAGAGTTGTCGCTATGAGACCCATCCCTACAACAAAAG TGACAGAGGAGAAGCTATCCAAAGAACCTGAGACAG CAAAAGAGAAACCAAAAGCGGCAGAGAAAAAAG AAGACAAGGTAAAGGATGTGAAGACATCAGATG CCAAAGCTAAAACCACACTCTCTGTgaagacagcccagcccactcaacCAC ATAAAGCTGAGAAGACTGAGAAGAAAGCTGTGAAGGAGGCTAAAG AGAAAGAAGTGAAGCCTCCTGGTATAGCAA AAGAATCTCAGACTGACGATAATGCCATGGACAAGAAGAAGCCAG GTCAGAAAGTATTGCAGTGTGTTTTAATGGTTGGAAAGAATGCCCACTACCCTTTGCGACCTTCCACCCCTGGTATGACCCCTGTGTCGATGAGCCCAGCCATGCGGTCCATGATGTTGCAGCAGGCGCAGCAGCAGAAAGCCAGAGCGGCGGGACAGTAG
- the LOC112250130 gene encoding nucleolar protein dao-5 isoform X17: MTEGVEARSSTTTMVIESKNGEAGQPLVRVSKRTVTDDLYTTFSSPMAWILVLALVITWSCVAIIMFDLMDYKGITGVPPPPAVRKAIKEAGRSRGSIQHISSDPMKVVNEAVEESTGWGNLLLTFASNLVAPEEEEEIEGELHPVKKKVKPPPKDIGWYVEEDHHAESEKGGTEGTMAMLSRFIAAFLPSRKQVAGMFAEEKEPVAKVEDEEEDEDEDEEDEVEVEDYDEDEDEEEEENEDEVEGGEDEDEEEADDEDEEEDEEEDKEAAAEVEIDEDEDDDDDEEYEAPILIDVDDTETEASAGDDDREEDDTTAEAETEAITDEDVSDTAVASSDDDHNEEDETNDASAEVTEDAPASTANDNDDDDYGKEEEIDVTEDVVYDIQDDDIDIVAEQVDAVASSADDDDEDEDDEEDDSIDDDKTDDDAKPIDLEDDDDDDDDIKVNLADSEGIDISDTLAEDTTDDSTDSLEDTDDDDDDDIVNEDSGAIVDSVDKTLEDSGETVCDVADISGDTAYDDDEGKDAAEVIGKDDDITPEAFDSSAPEEDDLSKDEEEDDDDSIDDLLLTVTPPVEETITPLSEEAKETEVEEKTEEIQEIIPPEAPEEEEEETEEPSAEPELTIEEALEEEVVGEETAEPESKEEVESITDTKEEEEEVAPEHELGEVVVAALPEAEEEDEVAPEPKEEVEPAVKEVKVQQAATPAHQVVCPCMHSSKPKEPESEPAEEKAKHVKRKVAKQEAPKKEPAVRTKRERDMCKPVENTKRREVARQLELEEAIRKRELRLKKEEKEKSTKKDSQHVDAGVPAPAPVPTCQPTPVYWPSSPPGWYLHHIFTDNPFPPTTMTASPLHIPTAHPTQSFYQAPPAYQVYQAPPAQPAALVQPAEPAPAPATQPAEPAPAPATQPAEPAPAPATQPAEPAPAPAEPATQPTEPAPAPGLAPTTQPASWTQEPQAPKEKQKAGTIKKVPKEKTKAAAPKKEPEPPKEKVKKQDAVVSKEKVKPAVVKKEAVVSKEKTKPTTMKKEPELPKEKVKKQDAVVSKEKVKPAVVKKEAVVSKEKTKPTTVKKEVVVSKDKAKTTAAKKEPVGKDKITPTKKEPAISKEKVKTNTTKTTTSTSKKVVSEPEPLKEKATPRVPTMRKGNHTNVVVPMVKAMARVVAIRPIPTTKVTEEKLSKEPETEKTKAAEKKEVVVSKDKAKTTATKKEPVEKDKITPTKKEPAIFKEKVKTSTTKTTTSASKKVVSEPETLKEKATPRVPTMRKGNHTNVVVPMVKAMARVVAIRPIPTTKVTEEKLSKEPETEKTKAAEKKEVVVSKDKAKTTAAKKGPVEKDQITPTKKEPSIFKEKPKTITTKTTTSTSRKEAVVSKENTKPATMKKEVVVSKDKGKTTTAKKEPVGKGKITPTKKEPAISKEKVKTNSTKTTTSASKKVVSEPEPLKEKATPRVPTMRKGNHTNVVVPMVKAMARVVAMRPIPTTKVTEEKLSKEPETAKEKPKAAEKKEDKVKDVKTSDAKAKTTLSVKTAQPTQPHKAEKTEKKAVKEAKEKEVKPPGIAKESQTDDNAMDKKKPGQKVLQCVLMVGKNAHYPLRPSTPGMTPVSMSPAMRSMMLQQAQQQKARAAGQ; encoded by the exons GTGAGCTACATCCGGTGAAGAAAAAAG TAAAACCGCCCCCAAAAGATATAGGATGGTACGTTGAAGAGGATCATCATGCTGAAAGTGAGAAGGGGGGAACAGAAGGCACCATGGCCATGCTTTCCAGGTTTATAG CTGCATTCCTACCATCCAGAAAACAAG TTGCAGGGATGTTTGCAGAGGAAAAAGAACCAGTTGCTAAAGTAGAGGacgaagaagaagatgaagacgaggatgaggaggatgaggtagAAGTGGAAGAttatgatgaggatgaggatgaagaagaagaggagaatgaGGATGAGGTTGAAGGGGGAGAagatgaggatgaagaagaagctgatgatgaggatgaggaagaagatgaagaagaggacaagGAAGCAGCAGCAGAGGTTGAGatagatgaggatgaggatgatgatgatgatgaagagtatGAGGCTCCCATTCTGATTGATGTTgatgacacagagacagaagcTTCTGCTGGAGatgatgacagagaggaggatgacacCACAGCTGAAGCTGAAACTGAAGCAATTACAGATGAGGATGTCAGTGATACTGCTGTTGCTTCCAGTGATGATGACCATAATGAAGAGGATGAAACCAATGATGCCAGTGCTGAAGTCACAGAGGATGCTCCTGCTTCTACTGCAAATGACaacgatgatgatgattatgGTAAAGAGGAGGAAATTGATGTCACAGAAGATGTTGTTTATGACATCCAGGACGATGACATTGACATTGTTGCAGAACAAGTAGATGCTGTTGCCTCTtctgcagatgatgatgatgaggatgaagatGATGAGGAAGATGATAGCATAGATGATGACAAAACAGATGATGATGCTAAACCCATTGATCTAGAAGATgacgatgatgacgatgatgatatcAAGGTCAATCTTGCTGATAGTGAGGGTATTGATATCTCAGACACATTAGCTGAGGATACAACTGATGACTCTACAGATAGTTTAGAGGACACTGATGATGACGACGACGACGACATTGTCAATGAGGACAGTGGTGCCATCGTTGATTCAGTTGACAAAACACTGGAGGATTCAGGTGAGACTGTTTGTGATGTCGCAGACATTTCTGGTGACACAgcatatgatgatgatgaggggAAGGATGCAGCTGAAGTGATCGGCAAAGATGATGACATCACACCAGAAGCCTTTGATAGTTCTGCTCCTGAGGAAGATGATCTATCCAAGGATGAagaagaggatgatgatgatagcATTGATGACCTTCTTTTGACAG TAACGCCACCTGTTGAAGAAACAATAACCCCACTTTCTGAAGAGGCTAAAGAGACTGAAGtagaggaaaagacagaagaGATCCAAG AGATCATCCCTCCAGAAGCaccagaagaggaggaggaggagactgagGAACCATCTGCTGAACCAGAGCTGACAATAGAGGAAGCTTTGGAAGAAGAGGTAGTGGGGGAAGAGACAGCAGAGCCCGAATCCAAGGAGGAGGTAGAATCCATCACTGATaccaaggaagaggaggaggaggtagcaCCAGAGCATGAACTTGGGGAGGTGGTGGTAGCAGCATTGCCTGAAGccgaggaggaagatgaggtagCCCCTGAGCCCAAGGAGGAGGTAGAACCTGCAGTCAAAG AGGTAAAGGTCCAGCAAGCTGCTACTCCTGCACATCAAG TAGTGTGCCCTTGTATGCATTCATCAAAACCAAAAGAACCTGAAAGTGAGCCAGCGGAGGAAAAAG CTAAACATGTGAAGAGGAAAGTAGCCAAGCAAG AGGCCCCTAAAAAAGAACCAGCGGTGAGAACTAAGAGAG AACGAGACATGTGCAAACCAGTTGAGAACACAAAAAGGAGAG AGGTTGCAAGGCAATTGGAGTTGGAAGAGGCGATCAGAAAGAGAG AACTCAGACTTAaaaaggaagagaaggagaagtcCACAAAGAAAG ATTCTCAACATGTAGATGCGGGGGTACCTGCACCTGCACCAG TTCCCACCTGTCAACCCACACCAGTCTACTGGCCATCATCACCTCCTGGCTGGTATC TGCATCACATATTCACAGACAATCCATTCCCACCTACAACTATGACAG CATCTCCACTGCATATTCCAACAGCTCATCCAACTCAGTCATTTTATCAAGCTCCTCCAGCGTATCAAGTTTATCAAGCTCCTCCAGCTCAACCAGCAGCTCTAGTTCAACCAGCAGAACCAGCACCTGCACCAGCTACTCAACCAGCTGAACCAGCACCTGCACCAGCTACTCAACCAGCTGAACCAGCACCTGCACCAGCTACTCAACCAGCTGAACCAGCACCTGCACCAGCTGAACCAGCAACTCAACCAACTGAACCAGCACCAGCACCTGGACTTGCACCGAcaactcaaccagcttcatggactCAAG AACCACAGGCTCCCAAAGAAAAGCAGAAGGCTGGCACCATAAAGAAGG TTCCAAAGGAAAAGACCAAGGCAGCTGCCCCAAAGAAGG AGCCAGAGCCCCCTAAAGAAAAAGTTAAGAAGCAAG ACGCTGTGGTGTCCAAAGAGAAGGTCAAACCAGCTGTTGTAAAGAAAG AAGCTGTTGTCTCCAAAGAAAAGACAAAACCTACCACAATGAAGAAAG AGCCAGAGCTCCCTAAAGAAAAAGTTAAGAAGCAAG ACGCTGTGGTGTCCAAAGAGAAGGTCAAACCAGCTGTTGTAAAGAAAG AAGCTGTTGTCTCCAAAGAAAAGACAAAACCTACCACAGTGAAGAAAG AGGTTGTTGTTTCCAAAGATAAAGCTAAAACAACAGCTGCCAAGAAAG AGCCTGTGGGAAAGGACAAAATAACTCCTACGAAGAAAG AGCCTGCAATCTCCAAAGAAAAAGTGAAGACAAACACTACCAAGACAACCACAAGCACTTCCAAGAAAG TTGTTTCAGAACCTGAGCCCCTAAAGGAGAAAGCCACTCCGAGAGTCCCCACTATGAGGAAAGGGAACCACACTAATGTAGTGGTGCCAATGGTAAAAGCCATGGCTAGAGTTGTCGCTATAAGACCCATCCCTACAACAAAAG TGACAGAGGAGAAGCTATCCAAAGAACCTGAGACAG AGAAAACAAAAGCGGCAGAGAAAAAAG AGGTTGTTGTTTCCAAAGATAAAGCTAAAACAACAGCTACCAAGAAAG AGCCTGTGGAAAAGGACAAAATAACTCCTACGAAGAAAG AGCCTGCAATCTTCAAAGAAAAAGTCAAGACAAGCACTACCAAGACAACCACAAGCGCTTCCAAGAAAG TTGTTTCAGAACCCGAGACCCTAAAAGAGAAAGCCACTCCGAGAGTCCCCACTATGAGGAAAGGGAACCACACTAATGTAGTGGTGCCAATGGTAAAAGCCATGGCTAGAGTTGTCGCTATAAGACCCATCCCTACAACAAAAG TGACAGAGGAGAAGCTATCCAAAGAACCTGAGACAG AGAAAACAAAAGCGGCAGAGAAAAAAG AGGTTGTTGTTTCCAAAGATAAAGCTAAAACAACAGCTGCCAAGAAAG GGCCTGTGGAAAAGGACCAAATAACTCCTACGAAGAAAG AGCCTTCAATCTTCAAAGAAAAACCCAAGACAATCACTACCAAGACAACCACAAGCACTTCCAGAAAAG AAGCTGTTGTCTCCAAAGAAAATACAAAACCTGCCACAATGAAGAAAG AGGTTGTTGTTTCCAAAGATAAAGGTAAAACAACAACTGCTAAGAAAG AGCCTGTGGGAAAGGGCAAAATAACTCCTACGAAGAAAG AGCCTGCAATCTCCAAAGAAAAAGTGAAGACAAACTCTACCAAGACAACCACAAGCGCTTCCAAGAAAG TTGTTTCAGAACCCGAGCCCCTAAAGGAGAAAGCCACTCCGAGAGTCCCCACTATGAGGAAAGGGAACCACACTAATGTAGTGGTGCCAATGGTAAAAGCCATGGCTAGAGTTGTCGCTATGAGACCCATCCCTACAACAAAAG TGACAGAGGAGAAGCTATCCAAAGAACCTGAGACAG CAAAAGAGAAACCAAAAGCGGCAGAGAAAAAAG AAGACAAGGTAAAGGATGTGAAGACATCAGATG CCAAAGCTAAAACCACACTCTCTGTgaagacagcccagcccactcaacCAC ATAAAGCTGAGAAGACTGAGAAGAAAGCTGTGAAGGAGGCTAAAG AGAAAGAAGTGAAGCCTCCTGGTATAGCAA AAGAATCTCAGACTGACGATAATGCCATGGACAAGAAGAAGCCAG GTCAGAAAGTATTGCAGTGTGTTTTAATGGTTGGAAAGAATGCCCACTACCCTTTGCGACCTTCCACCCCTGGTATGACCCCTGTGTCGATGAGCCCAGCCATGCGGTCCATGATGTTGCAGCAGGCGCAGCAGCAGAAAGCCAGAGCGGCGGGACAGTAG